The DNA region TGGATAGTCCTGTTGATTCATGGGTTATTGATTCAGGTGCATCTTTTCATACTATTCCTTCAAAAGAATTATTATCTAACTATATATGTGGAAAGTTTGGAAAGGTTTATCTTGCAGATGGAAAATCACTTGATATTGTGGGAAGATGTGATATTGATATCAGATCCTCTATTGGAACTCTCTGGACATTGCATAATGTCAGACATGTCCCTGGAATAAAGAGAAATTTGATCTCTATAGGCCAGTTGGATGATGAGGGTTATCACACCACTTTTGGAGGTGGAGCTTGGAAGGTGACGAAAGGCAATCTGGTTGTAGCTCGAGGAAAGAAACGAGGCTCCCTTTATATGGTTGCAGAGGAGGACATGATAGCAGTAACTGAAGCTGTCAATAGCTCATctatatggcatcaaagacttggACACATGAGTGAAAAAGGAATGAAGATCATGGCATCAAAAGGTAAGGTGTCAAATTTGAAGCATGTTGATCTTGGTGTTTGTGAGCATTGCATTTTGGGGAAACAGAGAAAGGTTAGCTTCTCAAAAGCAGGCaggaaatcaaaatcagaaaagctcGAATTGGTGCATACAGATGTGTGGGGTCCAGCCCCAGTGAAATCTCTTGGAGGTTCACGCTATTATGTCACCTTCATAGATGACTCAACAAGAAAGGTATGggtttattttctcaaaaataAATCTGATGTGTTTTCTGTGTTTAAAGGGTGGAAAACAGAAGTTGAAAATCAGGCAAGCTTGAAGATTAAGAGTCTGAAATCTGATAATGGCGGGGAGTATGACAGCCAAGAGTTCAAAAAGTtttgttcagaaaatgggatcagAATGATCAAGACAATACCAGGTACACCTGAGCAAAATGGTGTCGCGGAAAGAATGAACAGGACCTTGAACGAAAGGGCTAGATGTATGCGAATCCAGTCCGGGTTGCCAAAAATGTTTTGGGCAGATGCCATTAATACAGCAGCTTACCTGATAAATCGGGGACCATCTGTTCCCTTGGATTATCAGTTGCCTGAAGAGGTATGGTCTGGAAAGGAGGTAAGTCTTTCACATTTGAAAGTCTTCGGTTGTGTCTCTTATGTTCTTATAGACTCCGATAGGAGAGACAAATTGGACCCCAAGGCCATAAAATGTTTCTTTATTGGTTATGGGTCTGATATGTATGGCTACAGGTTTTGGGATGAACAAAACAGGAAAATCATTAGAAGCAGAAATGTTACTTTTAATGAAAGTGTGCTTTATAAAGACAGGTCTTCTGCAGAGTCTATGAGTTCAAGTAAACAGTTGGAACTTTCTGAAAGAGTGGCATTGGAAGAAATTTCAGAAAGTGATGTAGCCAAAAGAAACCAGATTAATCCTGAGAACGAGGATGATGAGGTAGAAGTTGAGCTGGAACAAGAGCCAACAGCAGTAATTGAAACTCCTATAACTCAAGTGAGGAGATCTACAAGAACGCCGAAAGCACCACAAAGGTATTCTCCTTCGTTGAATTATCTGTTGTTAAATGATGCTGGAGAGCCAGAATATTTTGGTGAAGCCATGCAGGGGAATGACTCTATCAAGTGGGAGCTAGCAATGAAAGACGAGATGACGTCCCTTCAGAAGAATGGAACATGGTCTTTGACCAAGTTACCAGAAGGAAAGAAAGCTCTACAGAACAGATAGGTCTATAGACTGAAGGAAGAATCTGATGGCAGCAGAAGGTACAAGGCAAGACTTGTAGTGAAAGGGTTTCAGCAGAAGCAAGGAATTGACTTCACAGAGATTTTTTCTCCAGTTGTCAAAATGACCACTATAAGAGTTATCCTGAGTATTGTAGCTGCAGAGAATCTTCACTTGGAGCAGTTAGATGTTAAAACTGCATTCCTACATGGTGATTTGGAATAAGAGatttatatgacacaacctGAAGGTTTTGAAGTTCCAGGCACGAAGAATCTTGTATGCAAGCTTCACAAAAGCTTGTACGGTCTGAAACAGGCACCGAGACAGTGGTACAAGAAGTTTAATGAGTTTATGAGCAACTCAGGTTTTAATAGATGTGACATGGATCATTGTTGCTATGTTAAGAAATTTGCTGACAGTTATATTATTCTTgctttgtatgttgatgacatgttgATAGCAGGATCAAATATGACTGAAATTAACAGGTTGAAACAACAGATGTCagaaaactttgagatgaaggaTCTTGGTCTAGCCAAACAAATCCTTGGTATGAGGATTTCCAGAAATAGATCAGAAGGTGTTCTGAAGTTGTCCCAAGAGAAATATGTTGAAAAATTACTGGACAGATTCAATGTTGGAGATGCCAATACCAGAAGCACCCCTTTGGGAAATCACTTAAAGTTTTCAAAGAAGCAGTCCCCACaaacagatgaagaagaaagttacaTGTCAACAGTTCCTTATGCATCTGCAGTAGGGAGcttgatgtatgctatggttTGTACAAGACCTGATATAGCACATGCTGTGGGAGTTGTCAGCAGATTCATGTCAAATCCTGGGAAGGAGCATTGGGAAGGTGTAAAGTGGATACTGAGATATCTGAAGGGTTCTTCAAGAATGTGTCTATGCTTTAGAAGAAATGATCTCACTTTACAGGGGTTTTCTGATGCAGATCTAGGAGGAGACTCAGATGGTGGAAAAAGCACCACAGGTTATATTTTCACCTTAGGAGGAACTGCTGTGAGTTGGAagtctaaacttcaaaatagagttgctctctcaaccactgaatcagaatatgttgccatttcagaagcagccaaggagatgatatggctgaagaattttctcaaagaattgGGAAAAGAACAAGATGTTCCTCCATTGTTTAGTGACAGTCAAAGTGCTATTTGCCTTGCAAAAAATCCTGTCTTTCACTCCAGAAGCAAGCACATACAGATGAAGTATCATTTCATAAGAGAACTTatcaatgatgaagaattatctcTGTTGAAGATCTTAGGATCAGAGAATCCAGCTGATATGTTGACCAAGACTGTTACAGCTGATAAGCTGAGGCTTTGCATTGCCTTAGCTGGCCTTCGAGGATAATTGAAGACGAAGGCGCTACACTAGGTGGAGAGCAGATTAGCTTATTGCTTACAAGAAGTTACTACAATTAGACTCCAAGTGGGAGAattgttatgttatgtagtctatttgtagtcccacatcgcttatgtagtctatttgtaagtcccacatcgcttagaataaGGAGGAGGTTGACTTACTCCTACTATATATAAGCACCTCATTGTAAGCATTATACACACCAAAGAAATATTACTACTTAGTGTAGCCGTGGACGTAGGTACACACATTGTGTTCCGAACCACGTTAAAAACTCCTGTGTtatatttctttctcttttctctcctttctattattgctcccaacaaaaaaaacttgtttggtaattagattttaaaaattGCTTTGGacatgaaaaaacaaaaatacttgtttgataaatttgttcTAAAAACAGGTTTTcgaaacaaaaaaatagaaaactcgTTTGAATGCATCTTTAGGGAAAAAAAGCTCTTAACATAAATTTATTGAATCAAATTAATTTTCTTCataaggatttttttttattttcttcatatatttttattaaatttgtattctaaaattaattttagctttCCATTGAGATGTGCTCTACTTCTTGAATGTCATCATTACATTTACATGAACCCCAATGTCATCGAGGTATTAATCTTCAAGCTCATTTTCTTCATCAGTATTTGGTGGGTCTTGAGTGGAGGAATGATTACTCGTGGTGCAGTATTTCTATTGAATATGATACCCAATAACTTATAATGTATTTTCTTCTGAAATTGAGCAGCATATTTATGTGTCTAAAATAATAAGTTATTAGTCAATTATTGCTTTCAAAGTGGATAAAATAATGAGAAAGGGCAGCTTTTGCTTCCAGTAACTTATCACAACTAGCATCACCATTCTATGCTTTTGATGCCCAACAAAGAAACAAACAGAGGAATAGGTTTGAGTGTTCGACGCCCTTGAAgcacaaaacaaaacaacagGGGAAGCAATTGCAaagaaagtgagaaaattaAGTAATATACATGTACAAATGGTTTTTTTTGGAAAGgccaaattatatatatataaaatagtaGCAATTGGGATGCTATAAACCCATGTACAAGTATAAGAGAAAGCAAGAAAACATGAACTAGTTAGCAACCTGGTTACCTTACAGCGGCACAagccaaaggaaaaaaaaaacactatgtAACAGTATCAAAGATAAACCAGTCACAATCCCAGCAAAAAGACCAAAACCCTACAACCTTCAATTTCAATTCAGCAAAGAAAAACTACCAGCGCTTGCAGGAAGGAAAATAGCACAGCCAAGAGACCAACTCAGTGAAAAACGATCACAGCAGCAACTCAAAACCTCCagaattaatgattaaaaaagaagaagaagagcatAACACGTTTGATTTTGTTGAAGGAGCAATTGCAGAACCACACAAACAGAGAGAGAGGAAAAACGAAATAGAAGAACGAAACGCCCAAAAGGGGAACCCAGAAGAAGAACCACAACTTACTTCACTGAATCATTGAGATCACGTGAAataagagaagatgaggagaaAATCCTTATGGCAAGAGAAatagaagaagaggaggagcaaatTTACCTGAGAAGGAGAGGAAGAGGGCTGGCGGCCACTCACAGTGAGAGCGAGAGAACGAGCTTGCTAACCGAGAACGAAAACCCCTATTTTCTAATTTCCAATAATTACCATTACTGCCATTAATGAGATAACAGAAAACAACACGTTCTCCGTGTTTTCTCAAatctaaaacaaaaattaaaaaatagagaacaaaaacaacttttttctGTTCtgagttttttgttttaaaaacaataaaataggaaaCAGTTTTTAAATTAATCTTTTAAAAACAACTTAACCAAAcaggattttttgttttttaattttataaaacagaaaactgtttttaaaaacagtaatCAAACAGGCCCTTACATTTTGGGATTTTGCATTTTTCCACTGAAAATTTGAGGGATACCATAACTTATTGTATTTTGTAGTAATTGACTGTTATCTATGAAAAAAGACTAATGACTTCAGTAAACCAGAGATATATCTTAATTTGCTTGCATTGCATTTGCATGACAGTACAATGTTGTAGCTTCTGTCTGTTTCCTGCTTCAAGTGACAAAGAGGGCAAACTGCCACACGTTTTGATAAAATCACCCGCTAAAGACgtttctatatatatttgtgatTTGTCTATATCATGTTATTTTCTCtatttaaaattgttttttttgtgaagccctttattttgttttattttcaggGAAAGATCATAGCACCTTCCTTCTCTGTCTTTATTACATACTACATCCAATTTCACATGATTCTTGTTTTTCtaagttttgttttataaaaaaaataaaagatgaaAAAACTAATTGCTTGTCTGGGGGTTTGCTTAGCAAAAgataattatatttttcattaacTCATCTTACTATTTATTTTTTAGATATAAATATTTCTTTAGTTCAGTCATTTTTATTTAACGATTAACCTGGGTCATACGTTATAGGGACATATGGATCCACTATTAACTTGTGTATTACCCTAGAATCTAATCTGTCAAGAACTAGATCAACGCCTTGTGAGATGTTATTCTATTGTGCAAATAAAATATGAATCTAAGCATATTACATTTTTTTCGTGAAGGTCGGTAGGGATAAAGACATgtcttcctcatttttctttATCAACTATTTACCATACAAACAAGTTTTATCAAGTTTGATTCGCTCTTTTCTACTAGAATTGTCTTTTTAAAGGCTATAAGAAATAGCTTTAACAAAAAgtcagatttttattttatttaaaattcgGTTTTTTAACAACCACATGCATAAACACTTCGAACAAATATATGAGTGATTTTTTAGAAAACAATGAATACAAACATGCCAAAAAAACTACTAAACTAGTAATGTGTGATGTGGTAAATTGGAAGAAGCAGAAGGGTAATATGATAATGAGGCTTGTTATATTTGCGCAGCGACGAGTGGTGAGAAAGCATTATAAGTAGAAGAGAGATTTTCAATTCAACTTCATCCACGTAGCCTTTTCCTTTCAAGTCCAAGAGTGAATGAGTGGTAAGGACTAAGGAAGGATTAGAAGtagaagaatgaaggtggaggCAGAGGCAGTTGTTCTGCCAGACtccaagaagaagatgaagctgagGCGTCTTCCTCACGTGTTCAGCAGGGTTCTCCAGCTCCCCTTCCCCTCCAATGCTCACGTCTCCGTCGAGAAACACCCCCACTGCTTCCGTTTCGTGGCGGAGACCTGTGCCCTTCACGTGGAGGCACGCACCCTCCACATTTCCCCTGGCCTCACCAAGATTCTCATTGTCACAGAAACTGATGATGCTCACTTTTCCTTCCATGACCTCGATCTTGATATCTGGAGGTTTCGCCTCCCCGAATCCACCGTGCCGGAGCTGGCAACCGCTGCCTTGATCAACGGCGAGCTCACCGTCACAGTGCCTAAGGCTGAAGAACATGCTTGTGGAGGAGGGATGATGATTGATTTActaaattgattctaaagctgTCAAAACAGTTTACTAGTTTATATATATGCATTAAGATTATTATCAAATCTTCGTAACTCACTTCATCATGACACTAGTTTgattgcttaatttttttccatatCAATTTCCATTGTTCTATTTGGCATTTGATTTCAATCCTTCTTGAATTATGCTTTAAATACTCTTTAACAGACTCAATAAGAACAACCTATAACaacatgcatatataatcaaAGGTGTCTGCTGTGGTGCTTCCTTCCAGATGAGGGTATGGTGCCTCTGCCTGTTTAGACCAGTAGGAATGTgtcatgtattaaatgaggtttttttgtcttttgttttgaaatgattttaaattaggggaaaatatttttgaaaaatacggtttaaaataaaataaagttattTATATTGCTATCAAAGTAACTTTTTTTAACATTTCTAAATTGAAGTAACATGACTATTCATTTTCCCTCTCTTTTGAAAACTAAAACATTACATTCATTGTTCATCATCCTCCACACCCTCTTCATTATTGAGTACATCATCTCTAGCAGCCTTATATGTATCATCCTCCAAATCGTCAGAGTCTGTCATGCCTCAAGAATTAGACAAATTAACACAAGCTTCTTCATTAATATCCGCCATTTCCAGCCAACCTGCTCAAGACCATATCAACCATTATACAACATAAACAGAGACACCTAAATGCAACAAGAAGATTCAACAAAACCCAGAAATCCCACAAACAATCAAATTTCTCTTCAATCTGTTATGGCCCTAAACCACAAGATACgattaatttttttggaaaaccgATTCACTCTGAAGGCATAACCCTTAACCACAAAGCACCAAACACATATTATTGGATTTTGAAGGGTGATTTTATACTACGAAAGGCTTCTGaagttaaaagttaaaacttgAAAAAATCTAAATCAAAGGAAGAAATTTTAAGAATGGGTTCATGGGCAAAACCAAAAACGTGAAAATAGGAAATAGGAAGATGATTAATTTGAAATCTGATTTCTTCCTAATCCTAAAACCCCAAAATCACCAAACATGAATCCATGGATTTTGACggcaaaaccctaaaccccaaaaTCACCAAACATGCTTCAGAACGATTTAGTACGAACAAATTGCAAAAACGGCTATACAACTACAAAATAAAGGAagagaattttaaaaaaaaaaaacaccttgATCTTGATCCTGGATCTCAATGTAATACACGATGATGGTAAAAAATCATGTTAACCACAATAAACTTTTGAAGAATTGCTAAAAAGTCCTTcccaaaaatatttttgaatttatgtAAAAATACTGAAAATCAatggaaaaaagaaaatcaattaaaatagTGGTCACATCACATGTCCACCTGCTATTGGACCACCCACTTGGAGGCACTACACCCACATTTTCCCAGAAACACCACAGAATTCACCATAATCAAATGCTACAATAATCACTTAGAGTAGACTACACTAAATGCGTGAGAGAATGTATAAAAAACAGTGCGTGTTGCTCATGCACATAATTCACCTCACAACATAAATTAGATACCATTGGTTGCCTAGTTTAATTCTTATGACTTGGAACTTGAAATTGGTGTGATCCAAATTAGAAGCATCTCATCCTCATTCATATAATCGGCACCATTAGTTATCATTGTCTCATCCTCTTTTGTTGGAACTATCCTGGTATATTGTCCATCATCAtagttttcatttcttttttgcTAGACCCACATTCAAAACTTGAAATGACAAAAGAAACCATTGAAAAAAATCTAAGCCCATCATAAAACTTTCGAATTTGCTTTAACCTACCATAAATTTAAGAATTATTTTTCAATGATCTGGGACGAAATGTGAAACAGAACGATTGTGGGTGGAAGAACAATATAATCTTACGTCTTTACTTCCAAAATATTGCATATATAtctaccaattttttttttgcatataACTAATTAGCAAGCTTTAATTTATATACAACCTTTTCTCTAGTTCTACAATAATAATGACATTGTTTTTGTTCCAAGAAACAATGTCATTATTATCTTCACATGCTATAGAAGAAATTACTgtctttttatttgaaatatctTCCTGGCGTTTCAACCCCCTACTTGTCATTATTATACTTATTTCCTAATCTTGTTAGAGCCCTGAACTTACCTCACTCTTTCTTAATTGGGAGATTCTTACTCTTAATTAATCCATCAATGTGATCCAAATTAAAACTTAAATTATAGTATGACAATATAATACCATCATCATTGAATGTTCTACTTAACATAATTGGTTACTTCTTCAACATCTGCCACCACCATGGGGATACACACAACGAATGAACAGAAAGCAAAGGCATCATGTATGAGAGAAAAGGAGAGTGGCCCatagtggaaaaaaaaaactcaccatCTCTCATGAtattaatttagaaaaaccaAAAGAGTTCAAAGAAATCTGAATTCATTAAAATCCTTTTCTCAATTTCAAGTTCAACAGTTTTTAACAATTGTAATTGTATTAGAAATTAGAAACACATCGCATAGAGTAATAGTTCCTCAGTCGAATGTGACTGGattattaatttataatttatgtttaGAGAAAAATTCAGGTTGGTTTTTCAATAAATACAGTTCAAAGCTTAAGATTAGGAAAATTTAAACTGTCAAATCTACAGAAGATTTAGTAATCTAATCTGTCATTTGCCAAGTCAAAGTGCTCCTTCAAGATATCTTTTGGCGTCCTGGCAAAACCATTTGCAACCTTTTTCATTGcttcaaatttctcaacttcCTTCCTTATCTGCTGGTTTCTTTCTTCAAGGACATCTGTACTAGATGAATTTTGGCAGGCCAATTCAGACTTCTCACACTCCAGTTGCTGATACAAGTTTTGTAAATAAGTCTTCTGTGCTTGGATTCTTTCTTCTGCTACCTTATATTCCAACTCTTGGGACTTTCTAAGAGCCTGAAGAACCTCATCGACCTCAGCCTCAAGTTTTAGTGCCTTAGGTAGAGAATTGTAAGAAATTGTCCCTATTTCATTGTCTACTTCGATCACATCATTACCATTGTCAAATAATCCTGgttataaaaacaaaatatttaatGACAAGAAGATAAAGGTGCTGAGACAACTGAATTGACAAGATTAGTGATGATGATAGAAGCCAAATATGATAAATGGTCGCTTTCATGCTCCTTTTGTTTGCAATAATTTTTTAAGGAAAGAATATGAGGGGATGGATTACAGAATGAACGGAATGCCTATCTTTCCTTGTTACAGTCAGTCATGTTTTAACTTCTGATGTAcaattttatcattttatttaaaaataataataatttaacatACATTTAAAAATAAGATGTAAATTCATTTACCTCGTTTTCTCTTCATATTTATTCCTCTCCTTTCCATTCCTGCATCCAAACAAAGCCTCAGTTTCTAAAGTCTTTTAACATGGAGGCCCAAAAAACTGACATGCAGTTCTGCACCCCCACAACTACTGATGGTAGCAGTGAAATATCAGAAAAATTTAGACAAACTACACAAGACAGAATATTTACCTGCAGAATGAGTTGCATGATCATCATCCACCTTCAAGAAATCTTCACGGTTAGTCATGCATTCGAACTGCTATAAACTTTCAAATTGGTCACATGCTTTTGCAATATGTATAAAGGGATAAGCAAAGATCATTTCAACTGTATCACCTAAAAATCATTTGAAAGTACCTTTTGGATAGCCATTTCAATACGAGTCAGAAGCACCTGTGCAATGGGTTTCTGTGAACCACGCAAGAGACAAGCACCAAGATTTAAAATCTTCTTCCGAATTGTTTCATCCAAATTAATATCTTCACATGTATTTAGAAGCTTATACACATGAGAAGTGAGATCAGTCTTCCCATCACAGCGGTAGCAATGGTACTCTGCGTCTAACCCAATGTTTCTTCCAACCTTGCCAGCAGAGAGAGATCGAAGTGCACATTCCAAGTGAGCAACATGACCACAAATCCCACCACCAACATTAATTTGGCACTTGATATAACTATAGCCACCATAATCTGAACTAACAGTTTTGCTGCAAAGAAGGCAGCAACAATCACGGCAAAAACGAGGTTCAGCACAGCAGAGATCACAAGGCATGGCTGGTGAATCCTTTTCTACTCCCTCCAACTTCAGGCTATCACACATCTTATTGCTTCCTTTGCACATGAATCCGACAGTCCCGCCGTTGGAGTCTGATTCTTCCACCTGTGCTATCTGTTGAAGAGGGATAGCAGCTATAGGCACTACATTACCTACAATGCAGAAAAATATAAACAACATTAGGAGCTTTTGAGGATAGTTGTACGAATTTCTCTGGAATATACAACATTCCTACACTATGCATCATGCGATTACATATATCATCTGGACATTATCccaatatcttgatattatagGATTACAGTCGCACCTATATTGTTAAGTCTAATCATCAAGATCTTATCAATATATAGATTGTAATAGTTATTTAGCAAAGTGTAGTGTGTTCGGCTTTGTGTTGATAAGCCTCATAATCAAATTGTAATAGTTAATGTACTTTGGACTGTCATCACCTATCCAAACATGATACTATCCTAAGATGCAAAAACAACACAGCAACATGCTACTCACTGCTGAGGGATCACCATGATTATGTTATGTTTGGGTTTCTGACAAAAAGGATCAAAAGCACTTACAACAGACAGAAATCCATGTCTCACACTCTCACTGTGAATTGAAATGAAATCCAAATACATACTGTTCAAGGGAAAGGAAGGCTGATACAAACACAATCTAAATACAAATTAATCAGCTTAACAAACAATGTGCTGCAAGTTCAACAGCTACAGAAAAATAAAAGGGTTTAAATGTTTAATTCACATCAATAACATCACATACCAATAAATTACGCATCCTATAGTAAGATTCTATCACTTTGATCATATAATTTATCCATATGCGTTTATGAAGATCTAATTGAAATTACAATTGTAACATgtatttaatttcaattattCATAAACTCAGTTCAGGGAGGAAACAAAACCCAGCGCAATTGAACTCAGCAGATATCTAAATTCCCTGCATGATCACATTCACACAGACAGAACAATCgaggaaaaaaaaacaggaaATCCATACCATGATGATAAAATTAAAGGAAGCAAAAACATCAAAAGGAACAAAATCTGAACAGAAGCAGAGGAAAGAGAATGCTATATTCTGGAATTAAATAGGGGAAAAAGATACgactaaattt from Lotus japonicus ecotype B-129 chromosome 2, LjGifu_v1.2 includes:
- the LOC130737335 gene encoding uncharacterized protein LOC130737335 — protein: MKVEAEAVVLPDSKKKMKLRRLPHVFSRVLQLPFPSNAHVSVEKHPHCFRFVAETCALHVEARTLHISPGLTKILIVTETDDAHFSFHDLDLDIWRFRLPESTVPELATAALINGELTVTVPKAEEHACGGGMMIDLLN
- the LOC130741391 gene encoding uncharacterized protein LOC130741391 isoform X2; the encoded protein is MKTPKKPREGPAPSHFAAAEESGEGLPYAPENWPEMGDIWGWRTGRRVTMNGTFHDRYLYLPLRLCQPSSSENSGGASTRKRKSFPSKLAVERYIKENFLDADVNAFFASFTWKIPAVQTNGNVVPIAAIPLQQIAQVEESDSNGGTVGFMCKGSNKMCDSLKLEGVEKDSPAMPCDLCCAEPRFCRDCCCLLCSKTVSSDYGGYSYIKCQINVGGGICGHVAHLECALRSLSAGKVGRNIGLDAEYHCYRCDGKTDLTSHVYKLLNTCEDINLDETIRKKILNLGACLLRGSQKPIAQVLLTRIEMAIQKFECMTNREDFLKVDDDHATHSAGMERRGINMKRKRGLFDNGNDVIEVDNEIGTISYNSLPKALKLEAEVDEVLQALRKSQELEYKVAEERIQAQKTYLQNLYQQLECEKSELACQNSSSTDVLEERNQQIRKEVEKFEAMKKVANGFARTPKDILKEHFDLANDRLDY
- the LOC130741391 gene encoding uncharacterized protein LOC130741391 isoform X1, whose product is MKTPKKPREGPAPSHFAAAEESGEGLPYAPENWPEMGDIWGWRTGRRVTMNGTFHDRYLYLPLRLCQPSSSENSGGASTRKRKSFPSKLAVERYIKENFLDADVNAFFASFTWKIPAVQTNGNVVPIAAIPLQQIAQVEESDSNGGTVGFMCKGSNKMCDSLKLEGVEKDSPAMPCDLCCAEPRFCRDCCCLLCSKTVSSDYGGYSYIKCQINVGGGICGHVAHLECALRSLSAGKVGRNIGLDAEYHCYRCDGKTDLTSHVYKLLNTCEDINLDETIRKKILNLGACLLRGSQKPIAQVLLTRIEMAIQKQFECMTNREDFLKVDDDHATHSAGMERRGINMKRKRGLFDNGNDVIEVDNEIGTISYNSLPKALKLEAEVDEVLQALRKSQELEYKVAEERIQAQKTYLQNLYQQLECEKSELACQNSSSTDVLEERNQQIRKEVEKFEAMKKVANGFARTPKDILKEHFDLANDRLDY
- the LOC130741391 gene encoding protein OBERON 1-like isoform X3; the encoded protein is MKTPKKPREGPAPSHFAAAEESGEGLPYAPENWPEMGDIWGWRTGRRVTMNGTFHDRYLYLPLRLCQPSSSENSGGASTRKRKSFPSKLAVERYIKENFLDADVNAFFASFTWKIPAVQTNGNVVPIAAIPLQQIAQVEESDSNGGTVGFMCKGSNKMCDSLKLEGVEKDSPAMPCDLCCAEPRFCRDCCCLLCSKTVSSDYGGYSYIKCQINVGGGICGHVAHLECALRSLSAGKVGRNIGLDAEYHCYRCDGKTDLTSHVYKLLNTCEDINLDETIRKKILNLGACLLRGSQKPIAQVLLTRIEMAIQKVDDDHATHSAGMERRGINMKRKRGLFDNGNDVIEVDNEIGTISYNSLPKALKLEAEVDEVLQALRKSQELEYKVAEERIQAQKTYLQNLYQQLECEKSELACQNSSSTDVLEERNQQIRKEVEKFEAMKKVANGFARTPKDILKEHFDLANDRLDY